DNA sequence from the Streptomyces sp. NBC_01497 genome:
CCCTGGTGCTGGTGGAGGCGAGCCCCAAGGCCCTGGACCCGGATCTCCCGCCTCGCATCGGAGCGTGGCTGGACTCGTGGCCCATACCGTTCACCTCGCGGGAGGCGGCGGCCGCGTTCTTCGGTGGCGGGCGCTCCGGCCTGGGATGGGCACACGGCCTTCAGGAGGGGCCGGACGGCCTGCGCCCGCGCTTCGACCGGGACGTCATGCTCGCCTGCGCCGCCGACGGCGCGGCCGAACCCCGTTCCTACTGGCCCGAGTGGGACCGGCTGGAGTGCCCGGTACTGGTGGTCAGGGGCGACACGGGGCAGCTGACGGAAGCTGACGCCGAGGAGATGCGCGACCGGCGGCCGGGCACGTGGACGGAAACCGTCGCGGACGCCGGGCACGACGTCCACCTGGACCGGCCCGAAGCCCTGCACGCCCTGATCGAGCGCTTCCTGGACACGCACCGACCGGCTGCTCAGCCTTCCCCGAGGTGACGCACGCTCCCGAACTCGACGAGCCGCAGCCAAGTCCCGCCACCGGGATCCCGCTCCCACGAGGAGACGGACGCGTTGGGCACGGGAACATCACCGGGTACGGGATCGCCGATGCCCGCCAGAACGTGCCGGGCCGCGATCACCACCGAGTCATGCGCGACCAGCAGCACGTGCTCAGCGGTGCCCGCCGCGCGCACTTCCGTCAGGAAGTCCCGGACACGCAGGGCCACATCGGCGAGCGACTCCCCGCCCGGCGGCCGGTAGAACCACTCGCCGAGCCGCGCGCGCCGTGCCGCCTCCTCAGGAGCCCGCGTCCGCACCGCGGGCGGCGGCAACAGCTCCAGCACACCCATCTCGCGATCCCGCAGCCGCTCGTCAACGACCGCGCCCGGCAGCGAGGTGCATCCGACCTCTCGCGCCGAGTCGGCCATCACGTCCCACGTCTCGGCCGCCCTGGCGTACGTAGAGCACACGACGAGCCCGGGCCTCTCATCTCCCCGAAGGCCGGCGAGCCACCGCCCAAGCGCCCGCGCCTGCTCGACCCCGATCCGCGACAGCCGGACCTGAGCGTCGGTCCCCTCCCCGACCAGCTCCGGATCACCGGTCTCGAGAGCCCGCGCCCAGAGCACGTTGGCGGTGCTCTGGCCGTGCCGCACGACGGTCAGCCGTGCGAGTGGCGCCCGGGAACTCCCATGGCTCCGATCAGCCATCGCCTGCCCTCCGCATCTTCCGCCCACGCGCGGTCACCCGGGCCTTCCTGCCCATGGAAACGAGCGCAACACTCCACGGTGCGTCAGGCTGGGCCTCATCTGGTCAGGGGGACGCTAGCCCTCCTCGTACCAGCTCAAGCGTCGCGACAAGAGTGCTGCTTGACCAAGACCAGCTTTTCCGGGTCTACGGCAGGCCAGGTGCCCGTTCCATACAGGGGCCGGAGAACGAATGTTCCCCTGCTGAAGTCGGTCACGATGGCTTTCTTGTTGGCCACCTCGTCGTAGACAGTGTCACCGATCCACACGTGTGGGCCCGAGCCGAGGTTCTTGCGCTTGCCGTTTCGAGTCATGAAGCCGCCTCGCATTTCAGCTCGCCCCAGACGCGCTTGCCCCGAGGGAGGATGTCCGTTCCCCAGCGCTCCGCAAGAGCATCGACCAAGGCCAGGCCCCTACCACTCTCGTCCCCTTCGCCTGTCGCGCACTTGAGGGGGAGGCCGCCGCGGTCTCTGTCTGCGACGGCGATTCGTACGTACGCCGGGGCGGGGTGGGTGATGCTCACCTCGATGAGGCGGCTTCTCGTGTGCTGGGCGGCGTTGGCCACCAATTCGGAGACGATGCTTGTGCCGTCCTGTGCCAGATCTTCGTGCCCCCAGACGGTCAGGGCCGTGTGTACCAAGTTGCGTGCGATACGGGCGCTTTCGGGAGCGCACGGAAGTGTCTCGCTGTATCCGGGGCACCCGGTGGGGCGAGTTTCGGTGGTCGCGGTCATCAGAACCTCATCGTGGAAGGTTTTCTCCTGCCATCAAGGCAACCCGGGAGGCCGTGCCAGAAGCGATGGCGTGGTGATGCAACTCCGATGCAACTAGGCCTCTGCGACCGAAAATTTCTGTGTATCCGAGCCGTCGAAGGGGAGCCAGGCATTACGGTCGAGGCACGCTGACTGCAGAGGCGGGAGAAGGCATGACGGGGGAGAAAAGACCGAACCCGAAGATCCGGGCTGTCCGTGAAGAGCGGTTCCAGATGAGTCGGCCCGAGTTCGCCGCCCTCATCAATCAGCAGGGCATACGCATGGGTGAGAACACCGGTTGCACGGCCCGCGTTATCGCAACCTGGGAGGACGGCGAGGTTGCTCTGCCGCGCCCGATCTACCGTCGCATCCTCACGGAGGTCACCGGCGAGAGTATGGCTAGTCTCGGGTTCTCTCCCGCTCACACCCCAGTTCGTCCGTGTACCACCGTGACACTGGACAAGCTCGATGATCAGGAGTCGGCCGTGGACCGCCGCAATTTCCTTTCTGGTCTTACCGTCCTAGGGCTCGACCCCGAACGCGGAACACCGCGCAAAATCGGGTCAGCTGAGGTCCGGATCGTCCGCCGCACGGTTTCTCAGCTCAAGCAGCTCGACGAACGTATGGGTGGCGACAACCTGAGTGTGGACTCGCGCCGGGCGCTCGGAGCCCTGAACAGACTTATCAACACGGCCAGATATACCGAGGGCACCGGCAAGCACCTGCGTTCCGCCTACGGTGATTTGGCGGTCCTCACCGGGTGGCTCAGCTACGACGCCGACCGGCCGCAGGATGCCTGGGGGTACTACAACCAGTCGCTCTACCAGGCCCGGATGGCCGACGATCAAGAGGTGGAAGTCCACGCTTACGCGCAGATGTCCATGGCGGCGGCCCGTAACGGCATGCCCAGGGACGCCGTCGAGCTCGCCCGCATGGGGCAGCGGCTCAGTGCCCGCCACGTACCGCCCCGGTTGATGTCCCTGCTCGCCCTGAGAGAGGCATGCGGCTGGTCCCTGCTCGGGGACTCCAGGGAGACGCGTTCGGCTCTCACCCGTGCCTACGGGTCCTTTGACCATGGTTGCTCCGATGCGGACCCGCGATGGATCGACTTCTATTCGAGGTCAGAGCTGGACGGCCTGGCCGCGACGTGTCACGCCGACCTCGGGGAGCATGACGTGGCCCAGAGGCTTACGGAGAAGGCGTTGGAGACGATAGATCGCCGATACGGGCGGAATCGTGCGTGGTATTGCGTGATCCTCGCCGAGGTGCACATGCAGCGGGGCGACGTCTCGCAAGCGTGCGCAGTCGCTCGCGAGTCGCTGCCGCTGATCGCCGAGGTGTCCTCCACTCGTACGACAGCACGCCTCGGGGCCTTCCGTAAGAGCCTCAGGACCTACCACGATGACCCCAACGTGAGGGACTTCCTCGCGGAGTCCGAACCCCTGGCAGCTTGATGTGAGGAGAGACATGGCGGACCTGACGCTCGTGCGCCTGGACGGAAACGAAGCTGACAGGCAGCGAGATGCCTTGGCGGACCTGTACGAGAAGGCGTACGCCGAGAAACTGGACGGAGCATTCCGTTCCCGGGCAGGGTTCCTGGACCGCCTGGGGATGTACGTCGGCAGGCAACGGTTCGAGCTGGTCTCGGCTCATGACGGAGACGCGCTGGCCGGATACATCTTCGGCTTCGCCATTGCTCCATCGGGGACTTGGTGGGAGGGCTTCCGGGACGAGGTTCCCGCCGACGTGTTGGAGTGGACCCGGGCGGAGGAGGTCTTCGCCATCTCTGAGCTGATGGTGCGACCCGAGTGGCGACGCCGAGGCATAGCTCGTCGACTCCACGACACTCTCCTTGAGGGGCGTGGCGAGGCCCTCGCGACAATCCTGGTGGACCCCAAGAACATCCCGGCCCGCACTGCGTACTACGCATGGGGCTGGGAGAAACTCGGAGACATTCAGCCCTTCGACGACTCTCCTGTCTTCGAATCCCTGACGAAGAGGCTTTCTCTCGTCAAACCATGATGCCCGCCCGCTCCGGGGCCGGCGTGGAGCCTGAACAGGCAGCACATCAGCTACTCCGAGACCTCGCGCGTAACAGCGAGGCCCCACCCAAGGTGAGGCTCCTGCTCCTGCAGTCTGCTTCGCCAGCCTGTGAACGAAGGTCGGCCAGTCTCTGAGGTCAACTGGCGGCGATGACAGCGTGGGTGTGGAGGTCAGCGGGCAGCGGTGTACGCAAGTCCCAGATGATGCCCATCGGACTGCTGCCCTCATGGCTGCGGTAGTCGGCGCGACCGAGCAGCATCCACGGCTGGGGGCGCGCGCCGTCTGCGTACTTGAAACGGCGAACGAACAACAGCACCTGGCTCCCCGTCTCCTGATGATGCTGATAGCGGAGGCCGGTGGACGAGGACTCCGACGTTCTGCCCTGTGACTCCCAGTGAAACTGACGCGCGTTGACAGCGTAATCCTTGTACTGCGTCTGTGGCGAGAAATCTTTTTCGTCTTTTTCGAGAGTGATCAGTAGAGCATCAGTGTTGGTCTCGGGGCACCAGCAGACTCCATCGCGGGAATTCCCCGGGAGGTTGCCGTCGATGGCCGCCGCGCCAATCGCGGAGAGGATTTCAGACCGGTTGTAGGAGGCATGGATGCAGAGTGGTGAAGCGTGAGCTCCCTCTGGATCTAGAGGCGGCGTGAGGTGGACCAGATGCTGCTGCCCGTGGGTGAGGACCTGTCGTAGTTCACTCTGAAGATTAGTCTGTGACTTCAGCATGCTGAAGCCCTCTTCATAGGAAGTGAACCCGCCGCCTGTCGGCCAGAAGTTAAAGAACATCATGCGCGCGAACGCCTGGTCCTGGTCCGACAGGTCGCCGTACCTGGGCGTGTCGTCCATGAGTAGTCGGGAGTAGGCATCGTATCGGGCAGGGTCGTCCACGTGGAGGAAGGCTGACACGCGTTTGAGGAGTTCGCGCTCGCCTGGGAGCTCCGGAGGGGTGAGAACCCCGATTTGCGGAGCAATGCCGTCCATGTGCGTCCTGAGCGGTAGATGTCCCTGACGTCTCGACCGCTCTCACTCAGGTACTCGGCGAGGTCGACCTCCTTGGAGGCTCGGACCTCAGCAGCTAGTTGGTTGATGTTCGCCTCAATTTGTTGACGAATGTTATTGAGGATCCTCTCTTTCGACTTCGTTTCCAGGACGATGGCGCAACCAGAGGGAAGTTGGGGGAAGCCGCTCTCGATGGCGGAGACGAGGCGCCTCCTTGAAAGGTCCGTCAGGGCTCTGAATTGGTTTTCGAATCGGAACTCTTTTCGGTGCTGGCCGATGAAATCGAGGACAGTCAAGACGGCTTTGCCGTCACATCTTCGGAGTCCGCGTCCCAACTGCTGGAGAAAAAGTGTCGCGCTGGAAGTGGGGCGCAGCAGGAGTAGAGTGTCGACGCTAGGGACATCAAGGCCCTCGTTGAAGAGGTCTACTGAGAAGATCACCTGGACCTCACCGGAGGCGAGATCTTCCAGTGCCTTCTTGCGCTGGTCCGGATCCGTCTCGCCGGAGAGTGCGACAGCGTTGAAGCCGGCCCGGCGGAAATAATCCGCCATGAAGTGGGCGTGCGCAATGGTGACGCAGAACCCGAGAGCGCGCATGCGATTTGGCTCGGCCACCTTCTCGATAACGGACTTCACGATGATGCGGGCGCGAGCATCGTTTCCCGTCAGTACATTGCTGAGGGAGCTCGTTTCGTATGCGCCGCGAGACCACTGTACGGCGGAAAGGTCGGTGGTATCTGTGATCCCAAAGTAATGGAAGGGCGTGAGTAGCTCTTTTTCCAGGGCCTCCCAGAGTCGCATTTCCGCGGCGATGCGGCCGCCAAAGAATTCGTCCTGGATGTTGTACCCGTCGGTGCGCTCGGGAGTGGCTGTGAGCGCGAGCAGTTCGGTGGGTTCGAAGTGCTTTAGTATCCTGCGGTAGCTCTCTGCTGTGCCGTGATGGAATTCATCGATGATGACAACATCGAAGCGCTTCGGGTCGATATCGTCCAAATTGCGCGGGGTAAGTGACTGGACACTGGCGAAGACGTGATTCCAATCGTGTGGAACATCCCCGTTGACCATGGGCTCGCCAAAGTTGGCGTCATTCAATACTTCCTGGAATGTTCTCTGTGACTGTGACAAAATCTCCTTTCGGTGAGCGACGAAGAGGAGGCGAAGGTCCTTACCGGAATTCTTACGCAGGCCCTTGTAGTCGAGTGCGGCTATGATGGTCTTCCCCGTACCGGTCGCAGCCACGAGAAGGTTGCGGTGCCTGTCGTGGACAGTCCGCTCCAGC
Encoded proteins:
- a CDS encoding GNAT family N-acetyltransferase; protein product: MADLTLVRLDGNEADRQRDALADLYEKAYAEKLDGAFRSRAGFLDRLGMYVGRQRFELVSAHDGDALAGYIFGFAIAPSGTWWEGFRDEVPADVLEWTRAEEVFAISELMVRPEWRRRGIARRLHDTLLEGRGEALATILVDPKNIPARTAYYAWGWEKLGDIQPFDDSPVFESLTKRLSLVKP
- a CDS encoding ATP-binding protein — translated: MTATTETRPTGCPGYSETLPCAPESARIARNLVHTALTVWGHEDLAQDGTSIVSELVANAAQHTRSRLIEVSITHPAPAYVRIAVADRDRGGLPLKCATGEGDESGRGLALVDALAERWGTDILPRGKRVWGELKCEAAS
- a CDS encoding alpha/beta fold hydrolase — protein: MTTPGPSACEPTVRNATVIADGTRLAVTTYPYEPRPGAAGSPREPVLLLHGLAGYAGEWGPLARLLLTAHEVVAYDARGHGSSDRRPPDGDLSRAAHARDAVAVIEQIVIAQIGLERPVLVGQSIGGVSALLAAAARPDLLRALVLVEASPKALDPDLPPRIGAWLDSWPIPFTSREAAAAFFGGGRSGLGWAHGLQEGPDGLRPRFDRDVMLACAADGAAEPRSYWPEWDRLECPVLVVRGDTGQLTEADAEEMRDRRPGTWTETVADAGHDVHLDRPEALHALIERFLDTHRPAAQPSPR
- a CDS encoding histidine phosphatase family protein gives rise to the protein MADRSHGSSRAPLARLTVVRHGQSTANVLWARALETGDPELVGEGTDAQVRLSRIGVEQARALGRWLAGLRGDERPGLVVCSTYARAAETWDVMADSAREVGCTSLPGAVVDERLRDREMGVLELLPPPAVRTRAPEEAARRARLGEWFYRPPGGESLADVALRVRDFLTEVRAAGTAEHVLLVAHDSVVIAARHVLAGIGDPVPGDVPVPNASVSSWERDPGGGTWLRLVEFGSVRHLGEG